TTCCGAACGTCTCGCTCCAACTTTAACATGTGCTCCTAATGATTGAAATGCTCTTGCTACGCTCATTCCTGTTCTACCAAATCCTAAAACCATTACATTTGATCCATGAATTGTATAGTCGGTATGTTGGATCACCATCATTAATGTACCTTCTACTGTCGGAATAGAATTATAGATTGCAACGTCATCACGATCAAATAGCTTTACAAGCTTTCGATTCGTAGTAGATATGAGATTTTCCAAGTAAGGTGTGCCAATACCTGAGTATATAGTAAAGTTTTCTGGGGTTTTTTCAATCTGTTCTTTCGTTATGGAAACTTTCTCATTCGAAAAAATAGTATCTACTTCTCCTTTTGCATTCGTTCCTGCTACTGGTAAAATAATTGCATCTAAGGAAGTGAAGTCTAAATCTTGTATACTTTCTTTCGCTGCACCTGTGAAGCCATGATCTAGCTGATCAAACCCTATTAATGAAAGTTTCGCATCAAGTTCAACTAACTTACGAATTACCTCTAGCTGCCTTGCATCTCCGCCTATG
The DNA window shown above is from Bacillus clarus and carries:
- the dpaA gene encoding dipicolinic acid synthetase subunit A produces the protein MLTEMHIAVIGGDARQLEVIRKLVELDAKLSLIGFDQLDHGFTGAAKESIQDLDFTSLDAIILPVAGTNAKGEVDTIFSNEKVSITKEQIEKTPENFTIYSGIGTPYLENLISTTNRKLVKLFDRDDVAIYNSIPTVEGTLMMVIQHTDYTIHGSNVMVLGFGRTGMSVARAFQSLGAHVKVGARRSEHIARITEMMFSPFQMQDIEKEVSNIDIVINTIPHLVVTASVISRMPAHTLVIDLASKPGGTDFRYAEKRGVKALLAPGLPGIVAPKTAGQILANVLSQLLTADAIAKEEDGK